In Sphingobacterium sp. PCS056, the following proteins share a genomic window:
- the nagA gene encoding N-acetylglucosamine-6-phosphate deacetylase, with protein MNKLAIVGGKIFSDYDLIEHKALLVENGIITAIVDPKEIPTDWEQLDVKGANICAGLIDLQLYGDGDDLFSAELTAASLQRISDGLVRKGTTSYMMTLATNTFHVFQQAIQVAGHFKHDALLGLHLEGPFLNSKKRGAHPAELIVKPTKENIKELLGDHPSVVKMMTIAPECIDDDVLEYLQSYGLLLSAGHSDATCKEGTKGFDLGILTGTHLFNAMSALHHREVGMVGAIFNHPTVCSSIILDGHHVSFEAVKIAKKQMGERLFLITDAVAACSKGIYQHVLNDGYYSLPDGTISGAAVSLFESVRNAVQQVGIPLDEAIRMATTYPARLLKRTDIGNLNLGSIANLLIFSADYKLQEVLVKGKLISK; from the coding sequence ATGAATAAACTTGCTATAGTTGGTGGCAAAATCTTCTCAGATTATGATCTGATTGAACACAAAGCTCTACTCGTTGAAAATGGAATAATTACAGCTATCGTAGATCCAAAAGAAATTCCAACTGATTGGGAGCAATTGGACGTCAAAGGTGCGAATATTTGTGCTGGTTTAATTGATTTACAATTATATGGCGATGGCGATGACTTGTTTTCCGCTGAATTGACAGCAGCGTCTTTGCAGCGAATTTCGGATGGACTAGTTCGTAAGGGAACGACTTCTTATATGATGACTTTGGCAACAAATACATTTCATGTTTTTCAACAGGCTATTCAAGTTGCTGGTCATTTTAAGCATGACGCATTATTGGGATTACATTTGGAGGGACCATTTCTGAATAGTAAAAAGCGTGGTGCCCACCCTGCTGAATTGATTGTAAAACCTACGAAAGAGAATATCAAAGAACTGCTAGGCGATCATCCTTCTGTCGTGAAAATGATGACCATTGCTCCAGAGTGTATAGATGACGATGTGCTTGAATATTTACAATCTTATGGACTTTTGTTAAGCGCAGGTCATAGTGATGCTACATGTAAGGAAGGCACGAAGGGATTCGATCTAGGTATTCTTACAGGAACTCATTTATTCAATGCGATGTCAGCTTTGCACCATCGAGAGGTGGGAATGGTAGGAGCAATCTTTAATCATCCTACAGTATGCTCTAGTATTATTTTAGATGGGCATCATGTGAGTTTTGAAGCTGTTAAAATTGCAAAAAAACAGATGGGTGAACGTTTATTTTTAATTACAGATGCTGTAGCAGCTTGTTCGAAAGGGATCTATCAGCATGTCTTGAATGATGGTTACTATTCGCTGCCAGATGGTACGATATCAGGTGCTGCTGTCTCTTTATTTGAGTCGGTTAGAAATGCTGTACAGCAAGTCGGTATCCCATTGGATGAAGCAATCCGTATGGCGACTACATATCCTGCTCGATTGTTGAAGCGAACAGATATTGGTAATCTAAATCTGGGTAGTATTGCTAATCTTTTAATCTTCTCTGCGGATTATAAACTTCAGGAAGTGTTGGTTAAAGGAAAGTTAATATCGAAGTAG
- a CDS encoding RidA family protein has product MSQKIILNTEKAPAAIGPYNQAIKADKTLYVSGQIPLVPETMELITTGVADEAHQVLKNVDAILKNAGYGFEDVVKASIFLSNMDDFATVNEVYAQYFTTVQPARECVAVKTLPKNVNVEISVIAWKD; this is encoded by the coding sequence ATGTCTCAAAAAATTATTTTAAATACAGAAAAAGCACCCGCAGCAATCGGTCCATACAACCAGGCAATAAAAGCCGATAAAACATTATATGTATCTGGACAGATTCCTTTAGTTCCGGAAACGATGGAATTAATCACAACAGGAGTTGCAGATGAAGCTCATCAAGTTTTAAAAAATGTAGATGCTATTTTAAAAAACGCAGGTTATGGATTTGAAGATGTTGTTAAAGCATCCATTTTCTTAAGCAATATGGATGACTTCGCGACAGTCAATGAAGTATATGCACAATATTTCACCACTGTACAACCGGCACGTGAATGTGTTGCTGTTAAGACACTACCAAAAAATGTAAATGTAGAAATTTCCGTGATTGCTTGGAAAGATTAA
- a CDS encoding DUF6728 family protein: MYFFRKKDPNRPTNGNLKAMHIINAIAISVFILALIYKIFLAS; the protein is encoded by the coding sequence ATGTACTTTTTTAGAAAAAAAGACCCCAATCGCCCCACCAACGGCAATCTAAAAGCTATGCATATCATCAATGCCATAGCTATCAGTGTTTTTATATTAGCGTTGATCTATAAAATATTCCTTGCATCATAA
- a CDS encoding glycoside hydrolase family 10 protein, protein MKHHLLILSVALFLFSCSSKKNRKQEQVKGTTEVKLQHPDAKDKPQREKVKNNIEDKKAEEKKEVVVELPEVQREFRAAWIATVANINWPSKNFLSTDEQKQEAIQILDFLKNNNFNAAIFQVRPSSDALYQSDLEPWSYFLTGEQGKAPFPYYDPLEFWVEEAHKRGIELHVWLNPYRAHHTSGGKLTESSMAKKMGNSVVRLKQGWYWFDPSKQSTQDHASRVVMDIVKRYNIDGVHFDDYFYPYAEYNGGQDFPDSDSWNEYKKSGGTLTRADWRRNSVNTFVERIYKEIKAEKNFVKFGISPFGIWKPGYPAGIQGSSQYDQLYADAKLWLNKGWVDYYTPQLYWPIQPAKQSFTTLLKWWESENTMRRHLWPGINTVGKRTAEYSTEIVNQIAAMRNIVPDSKGIVHWSLAGLTKNPSMAKAIFEGPYQNKVLIPRTPWLNANPMLKPTLLLTSEKDFMFAKWQHKQIDQVFHWVLYTNYGGEWSYDILDPSVTARELPKTKNGKKLQYVAVKAVDRLSNESPYIAEKTK, encoded by the coding sequence ATGAAACATCACTTATTAATACTATCAGTTGCTTTATTTTTATTTTCATGTTCTTCCAAAAAGAATAGAAAACAAGAGCAGGTAAAGGGTACTACTGAAGTTAAATTGCAACATCCGGATGCAAAAGATAAGCCTCAACGTGAGAAAGTAAAAAATAATATTGAAGATAAAAAGGCTGAAGAGAAAAAAGAGGTTGTAGTTGAGCTTCCTGAAGTGCAACGTGAATTTCGTGCTGCATGGATCGCTACTGTAGCGAATATCAATTGGCCAAGTAAGAATTTCTTGTCTACTGATGAACAAAAGCAAGAGGCTATCCAAATCTTGGATTTTTTGAAGAATAACAATTTTAATGCAGCTATTTTTCAGGTTCGTCCATCATCTGATGCTTTGTATCAAAGTGATTTGGAACCTTGGTCTTATTTCCTAACAGGAGAACAAGGAAAAGCTCCTTTTCCATATTATGATCCATTAGAATTTTGGGTTGAAGAGGCACATAAAAGAGGTATTGAGTTACATGTTTGGTTAAATCCATATCGTGCGCACCATACTTCCGGAGGTAAGCTGACAGAATCTTCCATGGCTAAAAAGATGGGTAATTCTGTCGTTCGCTTGAAACAGGGATGGTATTGGTTTGACCCATCGAAACAATCAACGCAAGATCATGCATCACGTGTTGTGATGGATATTGTAAAACGTTATAATATTGATGGGGTACACTTTGACGATTATTTCTATCCTTACGCAGAATATAACGGTGGTCAAGATTTTCCTGATAGTGATAGTTGGAATGAATATAAGAAAAGTGGTGGTACATTGACACGTGCTGATTGGAGAAGAAATAGTGTGAATACATTTGTAGAACGTATTTATAAAGAAATTAAAGCAGAGAAAAATTTTGTGAAATTTGGTATCAGTCCTTTTGGAATTTGGAAGCCAGGTTATCCAGCAGGTATTCAAGGGTCAAGTCAATATGATCAATTGTATGCGGATGCAAAATTATGGCTGAATAAAGGTTGGGTGGATTACTATACGCCACAATTATATTGGCCTATTCAGCCGGCCAAACAGAGTTTTACGACTTTGCTAAAATGGTGGGAGAGTGAAAATACGATGCGCAGGCATTTGTGGCCCGGCATTAATACTGTGGGTAAACGTACGGCAGAATATTCTACTGAGATCGTCAATCAAATTGCGGCAATGCGCAACATTGTTCCGGATAGCAAAGGTATTGTTCATTGGAGTTTAGCAGGTTTGACCAAAAATCCTAGTATGGCAAAAGCTATTTTTGAAGGTCCATACCAAAATAAGGTGTTGATTCCTAGGACACCTTGGCTGAATGCAAATCCGATGTTGAAACCAACTTTGTTGTTGACTTCAGAGAAAGATTTTATGTTTGCAAAATGGCAACACAAGCAGATTGACCAAGTGTTTCATTGGGTTCTTTATACCAATTATGGAGGAGAATGGTCTTATGATATTCTAGATCCATCGGTAACAGCTCGAGAGCTTCCGAAAACTAAGAATGGCAAAAAGCTGCAATATGTTGCGGTTAAAGCGGTGGATAGATTGAGTAATGAAAGTCCATATATTGCTGAAAAGACTAAGTAA
- a CDS encoding SusC/RagA family TonB-linked outer membrane protein, with the protein MNKKLLLFCSGVMLSTSLWAQTKTISGKVTNASDGTSLSNVTVSIKGKAVSTQTNPDGSFTIKAEPGDVLIFSAIGSKSTQQTIGSSSTINIALSGSEEALGEVVVTAMGIKQQARSLGFAVQNVSSKEISESNQANVVNAIQGKVAGVQVTNSGGSPGASANIMIRGGSSLSGNNQPLFVVDGIPIDNTTPVSQGGLGAGTAPASNRGVDINPEDIASISILKGPAAAALYGIRAASGAVVITTKKGSSGKGVITYGTTFSIDNVNKLPKLQSIYKQGLQGKYDPQSYLSWGPQFDQSDKIYDNLGEFFQTSVSQVHDLTAGGSTERSSFYASASLLDQNGIVKNMDFDRKSFRLNADHKMLDNLKIGANMNYINSGRTYFSQGSANGVMGAIYWPLNVDMKDYVNDDGTQKLLSQNSDGAVDNAYWTINKKPITNKVNRFMAVGDVSYDPLSWLNLTYRIGTDYYTENFQSVTAPTSQTSVTGYLAESTATNQITTSTFLANAKRSYGDFNFNLTVGHNLESTYRQTTTSTAINFIDPDFVGINNSIQSDRTVSKSINRRRIMGVFGDLNMDWKNIVYLNFRGRNDWSSTLPKSNNSFFYPSISTSVVLTDLVKEINGSESTGVLSYAKVRGAWAQVGKDAPAHVLQTTLGTYINDFTINPRGFITNITDYFGNPNLKPEFTNSYEVGADLRFINNRVGIDVTWYKTKSDDQILGTRTPPSSGSFLAYLNGGAIENKGWEGIINIQAIKKENFQWSFDLNFSANRAKVLSLPGSLDRVELSDAWVTDNAAQAAAFLNGTVFGINGNVWKTNDQGQYLLDNNGRPQIASSMQLVGDRNPDWIAGITNTFKYKDFGLSFMWDFRQGGDVFNATAYTLVNSGLSPLTQNRGNIVIPGIIESTGQINNLEIPMNQDYYQTLYAKNSKNFVEDGSWVRLRYVSLNYKAPSSLVKKLRLQNLQFTLTGRNLLLFTDYSGVDPEVSGSGAGVGGSGSFGFDNLGVPATRGIDLGLKFSF; encoded by the coding sequence ATGAATAAAAAATTACTCTTATTCTGTTCGGGAGTGATGTTATCTACCAGCTTGTGGGCGCAAACGAAAACTATTTCGGGCAAAGTGACCAATGCATCTGATGGAACATCCCTGTCGAATGTGACTGTCAGTATTAAAGGTAAAGCAGTCAGTACACAAACTAATCCAGATGGAAGTTTTACAATAAAAGCTGAACCTGGAGACGTCCTCATCTTTAGTGCTATTGGTTCTAAGTCAACACAGCAAACCATTGGTTCTAGTTCTACCATCAATATTGCGCTTTCTGGAAGTGAAGAAGCCTTGGGCGAGGTAGTTGTCACAGCTATGGGGATAAAGCAGCAGGCTAGAAGCCTAGGTTTCGCAGTTCAAAATGTGAGCTCGAAAGAAATATCTGAATCTAACCAGGCAAATGTCGTTAATGCCATTCAGGGAAAGGTGGCGGGGGTACAGGTTACAAATTCAGGTGGATCACCTGGTGCATCTGCTAATATTATGATTCGTGGGGGGAGCTCGTTAAGTGGAAATAATCAACCTTTATTTGTTGTAGATGGGATACCTATTGATAATACTACTCCTGTCTCTCAGGGCGGGTTGGGGGCTGGTACCGCACCAGCTTCTAATCGTGGGGTAGATATTAATCCTGAAGATATTGCAAGTATTTCGATATTAAAGGGGCCCGCGGCAGCGGCTCTTTATGGTATAAGAGCTGCTAGCGGAGCTGTCGTAATCACAACAAAAAAAGGATCTTCAGGAAAAGGTGTAATCACTTACGGAACAACTTTTTCTATTGATAATGTAAATAAGTTGCCCAAATTACAGTCAATTTATAAACAGGGACTCCAAGGCAAATATGACCCGCAAAGCTATTTGTCTTGGGGGCCACAATTTGATCAGTCAGATAAGATTTATGATAACTTAGGTGAATTCTTTCAAACGTCAGTTTCTCAAGTGCACGATTTGACAGCAGGAGGAAGTACAGAAAGATCATCTTTTTATGCTTCTGCTTCTTTGTTGGATCAGAATGGAATTGTCAAAAATATGGATTTCGACAGAAAATCATTTCGGTTAAACGCTGATCACAAGATGCTTGATAACTTGAAAATTGGGGCGAATATGAACTATATAAATTCTGGAAGAACATATTTTTCTCAAGGGAGTGCTAATGGTGTTATGGGGGCAATATACTGGCCACTGAATGTTGATATGAAAGATTATGTCAATGATGATGGAACCCAAAAATTATTAAGTCAGAATTCGGACGGTGCTGTAGATAACGCTTATTGGACAATAAATAAGAAACCAATAACAAATAAAGTGAACCGTTTTATGGCAGTTGGCGATGTTTCGTATGATCCACTAAGCTGGTTGAATTTAACTTATCGTATAGGTACAGATTATTATACTGAGAATTTCCAGAGCGTAACTGCTCCTACTTCCCAAACAAGTGTAACAGGTTATTTAGCTGAATCGACAGCTACTAATCAAATTACGACTTCAACGTTTTTGGCAAATGCGAAGCGTAGTTATGGTGATTTCAACTTTAATTTGACAGTAGGACATAATTTGGAATCCACCTATAGACAAACAACCACTTCAACAGCTATTAATTTTATTGATCCAGATTTTGTCGGAATTAATAATAGTATCCAGAGCGATCGTACGGTTTCTAAATCTATCAATCGAAGAAGAATAATGGGGGTCTTTGGAGATCTAAATATGGATTGGAAGAATATTGTTTATTTGAACTTTAGAGGTAGAAACGATTGGTCATCTACTTTGCCAAAGTCGAATAATTCATTTTTCTATCCTTCTATTAGTACATCTGTTGTGCTTACTGATCTTGTTAAAGAAATTAACGGAAGTGAATCTACGGGTGTTTTATCTTATGCAAAGGTTCGTGGAGCCTGGGCCCAGGTTGGAAAAGATGCTCCTGCTCACGTTTTACAAACGACTTTGGGGACTTATATAAATGATTTTACAATAAATCCTAGGGGATTCATTACGAATATTACAGATTATTTTGGTAATCCTAATTTGAAACCAGAGTTCACAAACTCTTATGAAGTAGGAGCAGATTTGAGATTTATAAATAATCGTGTGGGAATTGATGTAACTTGGTATAAAACTAAATCTGATGATCAGATTTTAGGTACAAGGACGCCGCCGTCTTCAGGTTCATTTCTCGCTTATCTCAATGGTGGAGCAATAGAAAACAAAGGATGGGAGGGTATAATCAATATTCAGGCAATAAAAAAAGAAAATTTTCAATGGTCTTTTGATTTAAATTTTAGCGCAAATAGGGCTAAAGTCTTGAGTTTGCCCGGTAGTTTGGACCGAGTAGAGTTGTCTGACGCCTGGGTGACGGATAATGCCGCGCAGGCTGCAGCTTTTTTGAATGGTACAGTCTTTGGCATAAATGGTAATGTCTGGAAAACTAATGATCAGGGGCAGTATTTATTAGATAATAATGGTCGTCCTCAAATTGCATCTTCTATGCAATTGGTTGGAGATCGTAATCCCGATTGGATAGCGGGAATTACAAATACATTTAAGTATAAAGATTTTGGTTTGTCGTTTATGTGGGATTTCCGTCAAGGAGGTGATGTTTTTAATGCAACTGCTTATACTTTAGTGAATTCTGGTTTGAGTCCATTGACTCAAAATCGAGGAAATATTGTGATTCCAGGAATAATAGAGTCTACTGGGCAAATTAATAATTTGGAGATTCCAATGAACCAGGATTATTATCAGACCTTATATGCAAAAAATTCCAAAAATTTTGTTGAAGATGGTAGTTGGGTGCGTTTGCGTTACGTCAGTTTAAATTATAAAGCTCCA
- a CDS encoding acyl-CoA thioesterase, which produces MEEIYKKAGESVIRMSQLMLPSNANFGGKIHGGYVLSLMDQIAFAVASKFSGHYCVTASVGKVNFLKPIEVGELITLIASVNYVGNTSMEVGIRVESMNIQSGEIKHCNSSYFTMVAKDEHGNSVRVPRLILSNEKEVFRFYKSIIKIEIDKERERAILDLESDSEEQLNYIRERYDVKITL; this is translated from the coding sequence ATGGAAGAAATTTATAAAAAAGCTGGTGAATCTGTTATACGGATGTCTCAGTTAATGTTACCCTCCAATGCTAATTTTGGAGGTAAAATTCATGGAGGATATGTGCTTTCTTTGATGGATCAAATAGCTTTTGCTGTGGCCTCAAAGTTTTCTGGACATTATTGTGTGACAGCATCGGTGGGAAAAGTTAATTTTTTAAAACCGATTGAAGTCGGGGAATTGATTACGCTCATAGCTTCGGTCAATTATGTTGGCAATACTTCTATGGAAGTCGGTATTCGTGTTGAATCCATGAATATTCAATCTGGTGAAATAAAGCATTGCAACTCTTCTTATTTTACAATGGTGGCAAAAGATGAGCATGGAAATTCTGTTCGTGTTCCGCGTTTGATATTATCGAATGAAAAAGAGGTGTTTCGGTTTTATAAAAGTATCATTAAAATTGAGATCGATAAAGAAAGGGAGCGCGCAATACTTGATTTGGAATCTGATTCGGAGGAACAGTTAAATTATATCAGGGAACGCTATGATGTTAAGATCACGTTGTGA
- a CDS encoding EamA family transporter encodes MITKEQDTEGRGKYFLAAFLGPLIWGFMAIPIRLLKNWSAEDILHYRIILAVSLLWLFNFIFRKKDLKKDYRSFQLLPKNKRIKIVYLTLASAILLFANWYTYIYCINSISVQAGAFAYILCPLITTAGGYFILKENLNTTQKLSLIIATTGVFMLATGSLTEVLWSLTIGSLYAFYLVLQRIIQGFDKLNMLAIQLAMCTLFIIPQMIMDQSPIPQEGTFWSIILIIALLFTIIPLFSSMYALKKISSSTLGIMLYINPIIAFTLAVTYFQEQVDPYKYWAYTLIFTAIIIFNFDKLKILFKRKNYL; translated from the coding sequence ATGATAACCAAAGAACAAGATACTGAAGGCCGCGGAAAGTATTTCTTAGCGGCTTTTTTAGGTCCTTTAATTTGGGGATTTATGGCTATCCCTATTCGCTTGTTAAAAAATTGGTCAGCAGAGGATATTCTGCATTACCGCATCATATTAGCCGTTTCACTTCTTTGGCTCTTCAACTTTATTTTCAGAAAAAAAGATCTTAAAAAAGACTATCGCAGTTTTCAACTACTTCCTAAGAATAAAAGAATTAAAATCGTTTATCTTACACTTGCATCAGCTATTCTACTATTTGCAAATTGGTACACCTATATCTATTGCATCAACAGTATTAGCGTACAAGCGGGTGCGTTCGCTTATATTCTATGCCCATTGATTACTACTGCAGGTGGTTATTTCATTTTAAAAGAAAACTTAAATACCACTCAAAAACTATCTTTAATTATTGCTACAACTGGCGTATTCATGCTAGCAACGGGGTCTCTGACAGAAGTATTATGGTCCTTAACGATTGGTTCACTATATGCCTTCTATCTGGTCTTACAGCGTATCATACAAGGTTTTGACAAACTCAATATGCTAGCGATACAACTAGCCATGTGTACTTTATTTATTATACCCCAAATGATAATGGATCAAAGTCCAATACCTCAAGAAGGCACATTCTGGAGCATTATATTAATCATAGCATTACTATTTACCATAATACCATTATTTTCAAGCATGTATGCGTTAAAGAAAATATCTTCTTCGACACTTGGCATCATGTTATACATCAACCCAATCATTGCATTTACACTAGCTGTTACCTATTTTCAAGAACAGGTAGATCCATATAAATACTGGGCATATACTCTGATTTTCACTGCCATTATTATTTTTAATTTCGATAAATTAAAAATTCTCTTCAAAAGGAAAAATTATTTGTAG